One Candidatus Binatia bacterium genomic region harbors:
- a CDS encoding CoA transferase, producing the protein MSKGTGPLAGLRVLDIGTRIAAPFAAGLLADFGAEVVKIENPRGGDFMRAIGPFSEDYSLWWAVEGRGRKSITLDLRQAEGQELFRRLVPHFDVVVENFRPGTLEKWNIGPDVLDKIHPGLILSRVSVYGQTGPYRDRPGLDRNGIAMGGLLHLTGEADRPPVRPGIVLSDYLTGVFNAFSILVALFERDRASGKGQTIDLSLYGSVLRILEHTIAAHDRLGVVRGRHGNRVPNSAPLDNWQTLDGVYISLVAAGDGLFPRLAKLIDREDLLTDSRFATARARVENTDAINRVVAEWCRTHTAAEIESLAVAGDVPFARAFTAEDIAQDPHIAARGDLAEVEDPVAGRIRMQGVYPRMSRTPGKVAGPAPELGQHNAEVYGDLLGLGEEEISALKDSGIL; encoded by the coding sequence ATGAGCAAGGGCACAGGCCCACTGGCCGGGCTCCGTGTCCTCGATATCGGAACCCGTATCGCAGCCCCGTTTGCGGCCGGCCTTCTGGCAGATTTCGGGGCCGAGGTCGTCAAGATTGAAAATCCTCGTGGTGGAGATTTCATGCGCGCGATCGGCCCGTTTTCCGAGGATTACTCGCTCTGGTGGGCAGTCGAGGGCCGTGGGCGCAAGTCGATCACGCTGGACCTGCGTCAGGCGGAAGGCCAGGAACTTTTTCGTCGCCTGGTCCCTCATTTTGATGTGGTTGTCGAGAATTTCCGCCCCGGCACCTTGGAGAAGTGGAATATCGGTCCGGACGTGCTGGATAAAATTCATCCAGGTCTGATTCTTTCGCGGGTCAGCGTATACGGGCAAACCGGTCCCTATCGCGATCGGCCAGGCCTGGATCGGAACGGGATTGCGATGGGTGGTCTTTTGCATTTGACGGGTGAGGCCGACCGGCCGCCAGTTCGTCCCGGGATCGTACTTTCGGATTATCTCACCGGCGTTTTCAACGCCTTCTCGATTCTGGTTGCCCTGTTCGAGCGAGACCGGGCCAGCGGCAAGGGACAGACAATTGATCTATCGCTCTACGGATCGGTGTTGCGGATTCTCGAGCATACAATTGCCGCGCATGATCGATTGGGTGTGGTTCGTGGACGCCACGGGAATCGGGTGCCCAATTCGGCCCCGCTGGATAATTGGCAGACGCTCGACGGGGTCTACATCAGTCTGGTTGCGGCAGGCGATGGTCTTTTCCCCCGACTCGCGAAGTTGATCGACCGCGAGGACCTTCTGACCGACTCGCGTTTTGCCACCGCTCGCGCACGAGTAGAGAACACGGATGCGATCAACAGGGTTGTCGCGGAATGGTGTCGTACCCATACCGCGGCCGAGATCGAATCGTTGGCAGTTGCTGGCGACGTTCCTTTTGCGCGGGCCTTTACAGCAGAGGATATTGCGCAGGATCCGCATATCGCCGCGCGCGGTGATCTGGCGGAAGTCGAAGACCCGGTAGCCGGCCGCATTCGGATGCAGGGTGTTTATCCACGGATGAGCCGTACGCCCGGCAAGGTTGCCGGCCCGGCGCCGGAGTTGGGTCAACACAATGCCGAGGTCTATGGCGACCTTCTCGGTTTGGGCGAGGAAGAAATTTCTGCCCTGAAAGATTCAGGCATTCTCTAG
- a CDS encoding fatty acid desaturase encodes MNSSDLDVTIAAERRIARQFIGRFQWEMVLIGLGQFTLWLAVFVAGIQGALPLWAGFPIALVCCCFAYLPSHEAQHGNIAGKNERLKWLNELVGHVSLSNLCYPYRFAQATHMRHHAFTNDPDRDTDYHYSGPHWWHAARGVHRDPPQEILELHMNEDPVFAQDLAASLPVKKLFSLLMLICAVAWPLPTFFLWWLPSRIALSYTTVFFAWMPHHPADQQERYQLARFWRLPMVPRFAVQSMTHHAIHHLYPRIPHWSQPQALKALRPFIEAHEMRGAEILQDYR; translated from the coding sequence ATGAACTCGTCGGATCTCGACGTCACCATCGCGGCCGAGAGGCGCATCGCGCGACAATTCATCGGCCGCTTCCAGTGGGAGATGGTTCTGATCGGACTGGGGCAGTTCACCTTATGGCTGGCGGTCTTCGTCGCCGGAATTCAAGGTGCACTACCTCTCTGGGCCGGATTCCCGATCGCTCTGGTCTGCTGCTGCTTTGCCTACCTGCCTTCGCACGAGGCCCAGCATGGAAACATCGCGGGCAAGAACGAAAGGCTGAAATGGCTGAATGAATTGGTGGGACACGTCAGTCTGAGCAACCTGTGCTATCCCTACCGCTTCGCGCAGGCCACTCATATGCGGCATCATGCCTTCACCAATGATCCCGATCGCGACACGGACTATCACTACTCCGGTCCGCATTGGTGGCATGCCGCACGCGGGGTCCATCGCGACCCGCCGCAAGAGATCCTCGAGCTCCATATGAACGAGGATCCTGTGTTTGCTCAGGACCTCGCCGCCTCCCTTCCGGTCAAGAAATTATTCTCACTGCTCATGCTGATCTGCGCGGTGGCCTGGCCACTGCCAACATTTTTTCTGTGGTGGCTGCCGTCCAGAATTGCACTGAGCTACACGACGGTCTTTTTCGCCTGGATGCCGCATCACCCGGCAGACCAACAGGAGCGCTATCAGCTGGCTCGCTTCTGGCGGCTCCCGATGGTCCCGCGCTTCGCCGTGCAGTCCATGACGCACCATGCAATTCACCACCTCTACCCGCGCATTCCACATTGGAGCCAGCCGCAGGCACTCAAGGCTTTGCGGCCTTTCATTGAAGCACATGAAATGCGCGGCGCGGAGATCCTGCAGGACTACCGTTAG
- a CDS encoding VTT domain-containing protein, with product MSTTRQIRLAPWAVWVLLALAFALGYWVHLQASFDLSLDGLRVWIQSWGRWAPLLFVTVLTFRQFLLLPSLVLLTVGGLGFGVFWGTILGAVGLFFSGIVTFALGRGLGGERMRRKIKERYPEMEARVEALGPFLVLVVMAYPGGPMTAVFWASGLTTMGFLPFAAAVLAGGVVRSFLYSLFGSTLIEGFSAQFLWISLVMAAVFLLPLCFARVRQLLGLSRLRD from the coding sequence GTGTCCACCACTCGGCAAATTCGGCTGGCGCCATGGGCCGTCTGGGTCCTGCTGGCTCTGGCTTTTGCGCTCGGTTACTGGGTCCACCTGCAAGCCTCGTTCGACCTTTCCCTGGATGGCTTGCGGGTGTGGATTCAGAGCTGGGGCCGCTGGGCTCCCCTGCTATTCGTAACGGTCCTGACCTTCCGACAATTTCTGCTGCTTCCGTCGCTGGTATTGCTCACCGTGGGGGGGCTTGGTTTTGGCGTCTTTTGGGGCACAATCCTCGGTGCCGTGGGATTGTTTTTCTCCGGAATTGTCACCTTCGCGCTGGGTCGTGGTTTGGGCGGAGAGCGTATGCGCCGAAAAATAAAGGAACGCTACCCCGAGATGGAGGCCCGCGTTGAGGCTCTGGGTCCCTTTCTGGTTCTGGTCGTCATGGCTTATCCCGGGGGCCCGATGACGGCGGTTTTTTGGGCTTCGGGACTGACGACGATGGGCTTTTTGCCATTTGCCGCGGCGGTTCTGGCGGGCGGCGTCGTGCGCTCCTTCCTTTATTCCTTGTTCGGATCCACCCTGATCGAGGGTTTCTCCGCACAGTTTTTATGGATTTCTCTGGTGATGGCCGCCGTTTTTCTGCTGCCACTCTGCTTTGCCCGTGTCCGACAACTTCTTGGCTTAAGTCGGTTGCGGGACTAA
- a CDS encoding PIG-L family deacetylase, with the protein MRILVFGAHPDDMEVGMGGTIAKHANFGDSVAMVVGTVPSMNDVRREEARAGADVLGGELRFLDIESEEFEYNRALVGQIDAILKDVRPDMIYTQWDQDSHQDHNNLSRGVISACRKNQCSLYMYEQTIPGGIVPGGFNPQSYVDISDTIDQKSDSVLAHASQVKVHGDLWVEGVKGRCAYRGYQIHVAYAEAFQVVKEINGCFSDRAR; encoded by the coding sequence ATGAGGATCCTGGTATTTGGTGCACACCCTGACGACATGGAAGTCGGCATGGGCGGCACGATCGCCAAGCACGCCAACTTTGGCGATTCCGTAGCCATGGTTGTCGGCACGGTGCCCTCGATGAACGACGTCCGGCGTGAGGAAGCGCGGGCCGGGGCCGATGTGCTTGGCGGGGAACTGCGTTTCCTGGATATCGAGTCCGAGGAGTTCGAGTACAATCGGGCTCTTGTCGGTCAGATTGATGCCATTTTGAAAGATGTTCGTCCCGACATGATCTACACCCAATGGGATCAGGACTCCCATCAGGACCACAACAATCTGTCCCGGGGTGTCATATCGGCCTGCCGGAAGAATCAATGCTCGCTCTATATGTACGAGCAGACGATCCCGGGCGGCATCGTGCCGGGAGGCTTCAATCCCCAGTCCTATGTCGATATCTCCGATACGATCGATCAGAAGTCCGACAGCGTATTGGCGCATGCGTCGCAGGTGAAAGTGCATGGGGATCTCTGGGTGGAAGGGGTGAAGGGTCGCTGTGCTTATCGCGGCTATCAGATTCACGTGGCCTACGCCGAGGCCTTCCAGGTGGTCAAGGAAATCAACGGCTGCTTTTCGGATCGTGCGCGCTGA
- a CDS encoding thioredoxin-like domain-containing protein, producing MGRCQDKNPTGRISFGSLVFWLALMVLASGCGFPLIFGSGRSAEPVGVARTHALLLNGGGSKSINYASHLQHLKGVLAVLETSGVPPGDITIFSSDGEDPSRDLATRGPSLVVGPTHGLFRRNPIRYRNTKIPGYVLRPATKAGLASYFREDASRFPPGSTLFLYVTDHGTDGDDGPRSNRISLWGESLSVTDLESMLAELPPDIRVVMVMSQCFSGGFAFIDISRGPGSETCGYFSTTADRLAYGCYPEHRGDAGVGHSMRFLEGLRAGLRFPQTHDLVLETDRTPDVPLRTSDVRYGTLLQEAAMARGQDEIVLVDELLAQAWQNPVAYEPLIRELDRVGVSFGVASPRSLAELRERMEVLPVVSGRLSKHSEAWDEAREDAERALLQRFGLEHPDIYARLESGKSLKRAGRRALRADFNAVFPGWLKTAGSNRRMSSLASRSRIARNIASRMAVREAVLLRFEALLVRVAAQEYLARYGTKAEKAEFASLLACEDFALPIPVGDLRAIPERKAYPSYEGDIERARRVLPAWMGIQFRPAEKATKERFDLPAGTVQVRHVYPESPAGAAGLVVGDLILGPPGKPFEEPRQIREWTMFQMAGVERRLSVLRDGEPIEILLVPGEHPGAFPSLPQPPVVGGAAPSFSLEPYRGDLPEVWSGAGKHLLFFWATWCAPCKAALPELMAWSERTGIPIVAITDESAERLDSFFTEVDGGYPAIIARDPLRQATLAFGISGTPTFVLLDDAGRVEAFATGYAANRPWPLPE from the coding sequence GTGGGGCGTTGTCAGGATAAAAACCCGACCGGCAGGATATCTTTCGGGAGCCTTGTTTTCTGGTTGGCCCTCATGGTGCTGGCTTCCGGATGCGGCTTTCCCCTGATCTTCGGCTCGGGTCGATCGGCTGAACCCGTTGGTGTTGCTCGAACTCATGCCTTGCTTCTGAACGGAGGCGGGAGCAAATCCATCAACTACGCCTCTCATCTCCAACATCTCAAAGGGGTGTTGGCGGTGCTGGAGACCTCGGGAGTGCCTCCAGGGGACATCACAATTTTTTCCAGCGATGGCGAAGATCCAAGCCGGGATCTGGCGACGCGAGGTCCGAGTTTGGTGGTCGGCCCAACCCACGGCCTCTTTCGCCGCAATCCGATTCGCTACCGGAATACGAAAATTCCCGGGTATGTCCTTCGCCCGGCAACCAAAGCCGGACTGGCATCCTATTTCAGAGAAGATGCCAGTCGCTTCCCTCCGGGCTCCACGCTTTTCCTCTACGTCACCGACCACGGAACCGACGGGGACGATGGTCCACGTTCCAACCGGATCTCGTTATGGGGCGAGAGCCTTTCCGTCACCGACCTCGAGTCGATGCTGGCGGAGCTTCCGCCAGATATCCGGGTGGTTATGGTGATGTCGCAATGTTTTTCGGGCGGCTTTGCCTTTATCGATATCTCTCGTGGCCCGGGCTCGGAAACTTGCGGCTACTTTTCGACGACGGCCGACCGTCTTGCATACGGATGCTACCCCGAGCATCGCGGCGATGCGGGTGTCGGCCATTCGATGCGCTTTCTCGAAGGTTTGCGCGCGGGATTGCGATTCCCCCAAACTCACGATCTGGTTCTCGAAACCGACCGTACCCCGGATGTTCCCTTGCGGACCTCGGATGTGCGCTACGGAACCCTGCTGCAAGAAGCGGCGATGGCGCGAGGCCAGGACGAAATCGTTTTGGTCGATGAGCTTCTGGCGCAGGCATGGCAAAATCCGGTGGCTTACGAGCCCTTGATTCGTGAGTTGGACCGAGTCGGCGTATCCTTCGGGGTGGCGAGTCCCCGATCGCTGGCGGAGCTTCGCGAGCGTATGGAGGTTCTGCCCGTTGTCAGTGGGCGCTTGAGCAAGCATTCCGAGGCATGGGACGAGGCACGCGAGGACGCGGAACGAGCCCTCCTGCAACGGTTCGGTCTGGAGCACCCGGACATCTACGCCCGTCTGGAATCCGGAAAGTCTCTCAAGCGAGCCGGCCGCCGAGCGCTCCGGGCGGATTTCAATGCCGTATTCCCCGGCTGGTTAAAAACAGCAGGGTCCAATCGACGTATGAGCTCGCTGGCGTCGCGGTCGCGAATTGCGCGAAATATTGCCAGCCGGATGGCCGTCCGGGAGGCCGTGTTACTGCGGTTCGAAGCCCTTCTCGTTCGGGTGGCCGCGCAAGAGTACCTGGCTCGCTACGGCACGAAAGCCGAGAAGGCCGAGTTTGCCTCTTTGCTTGCCTGTGAAGATTTCGCCCTGCCGATTCCTGTTGGAGACCTGCGAGCGATACCCGAGCGCAAGGCTTACCCCTCCTACGAGGGGGATATCGAGAGGGCACGCAGAGTCCTCCCAGCGTGGATGGGGATTCAATTCCGACCGGCCGAGAAAGCCACAAAAGAGCGGTTCGATTTGCCGGCCGGGACCGTGCAGGTTCGGCACGTCTATCCCGAATCGCCCGCGGGTGCGGCGGGCCTGGTGGTCGGAGATCTGATCCTCGGTCCGCCCGGGAAGCCTTTTGAGGAGCCGCGCCAGATTCGCGAGTGGACGATGTTTCAGATGGCTGGCGTGGAGCGGCGATTGTCCGTCCTTCGCGACGGCGAACCAATCGAAATTCTTCTCGTACCGGGCGAGCATCCCGGCGCCTTTCCCTCCCTCCCGCAACCGCCTGTCGTCGGGGGGGCGGCTCCGTCGTTTTCGCTGGAGCCCTACCGGGGCGATTTGCCGGAAGTCTGGTCCGGCGCGGGCAAGCACCTCCTGTTTTTCTGGGCCACCTGGTGTGCCCCCTGCAAGGCGGCGTTGCCGGAGTTGATGGCCTGGTCGGAGCGCACCGGGATCCCCATTGTGGCGATTACGGATGAGTCTGCCGAACGTCTCGATTCCTTTTTTACCGAGGTTGACGGAGGCTACCCCGCGATTATCGCCAGAGACCCCCTGCGCCAGGCAACGCTCGCTTTCGGCATCAGTGGCACGCCGACATTCGTTTTGCTCGATGATGCAGGGCGTGTCGAGGCTTTCGCGACTGGATACGCGGCCAATCGGCCGTGGCCGCTGCCGGAGTAA
- a CDS encoding class I SAM-dependent methyltransferase, translating to MVEYLPSSEVTAATPRPQNHPMRQITRDVAFDAPTWTPERRRKVEKLFDELAPEWHLKHADDRLLPLRDALERGDIHPGNCLELGCGTGPATPILEESFTRVVAVDLSFEMLRRLNTPSAARVRADACCLPFPPDSVDSIVLLNMLLFPAEVARVLKPEGTVVWVNSRAENTPIHLSPEDFVAALPGDWTARASRSGEGLWAVARRGRSTS from the coding sequence ATGGTCGAATATCTGCCCTCCAGCGAGGTCACGGCTGCCACGCCTCGCCCGCAAAACCACCCGATGCGTCAGATCACCCGTGACGTCGCCTTTGATGCCCCCACCTGGACGCCCGAAAGGCGTCGGAAAGTCGAAAAACTATTCGATGAACTGGCCCCCGAGTGGCACCTGAAACACGCAGATGATCGCCTCTTGCCGCTCCGCGACGCGCTGGAGCGCGGCGATATCCATCCCGGAAACTGTCTGGAACTGGGCTGCGGCACCGGGCCCGCGACCCCGATTCTGGAAGAATCCTTCACGCGGGTCGTCGCGGTCGACCTCTCCTTCGAGATGCTGCGACGCCTGAACACCCCGAGTGCTGCGCGGGTACGCGCTGATGCTTGCTGCCTGCCCTTCCCGCCGGATTCGGTCGACTCGATCGTCCTGCTCAATATGTTGCTCTTTCCCGCCGAGGTCGCGCGCGTCCTCAAGCCGGAGGGCACGGTGGTCTGGGTCAACTCGCGCGCCGAGAACACCCCCATCCACCTCAGCCCCGAAGATTTCGTGGCCGCGCTGCCCGGAGACTGGACCGCGAGGGCTTCGCGCTCCGGTGAGGGACTATGGGCGGTTGCCCGTCGCGGCCGGAGCACCAGCTGA
- a CDS encoding choice-of-anchor Q domain-containing protein encodes MRLLPGFVMVIVLMMTSAAGAATFNVDSQVDSPDATLGDGICASKAGGCTLRAAVEEANASSRSSTINLPEGTYTLTSADEGANFGQSGVLLLGGVTTVAGAGLRTTVVNGDGKHRLFEVGNKATVTISGLTLREAQVQGGDGAALLNRGNLTVSNVLFLQNRAVGDPLVPKSGRGAALFNTNGGTASLNSVVALKNSSDGKGGAFFNDEASTLKIMNGEILGNQSLADSGGGISNSGTLEVTISTIRGNQAMQAAGGLDNIESSAKLLDVEITENTAGSEGGGLRSSGELSGHNLTVSENKASSAGGILARAPGKVSLNNVTVGDNQGGGLAAEKGATLAIANTLVARNETESKPTDCSGQIQSGGFNLIENPAGCQIRGNTTGNLSAVSAELGKLALNDGQNRTQALGAGSAAIDAGSPAKPGGPEGSCLIADQRGVRRPQAVRGDVPRCDIGAFENKGS; translated from the coding sequence ATGCGTCTTTTACCCGGATTCGTGATGGTTATTGTTCTGATGATGACTTCTGCCGCTGGTGCCGCGACGTTCAACGTCGACTCCCAGGTAGATTCTCCCGATGCGACTCTCGGCGATGGCATTTGCGCCTCCAAGGCCGGCGGTTGCACCTTGCGTGCGGCTGTCGAAGAAGCGAATGCTTCTTCGAGGTCCTCCACCATCAACCTGCCGGAGGGCACCTATACGCTGACGAGTGCCGATGAAGGAGCGAATTTCGGTCAGAGCGGGGTGCTCCTGCTGGGCGGTGTGACTACCGTTGCCGGAGCCGGTTTGCGGACGACTGTGGTGAACGGCGATGGAAAGCATCGACTTTTCGAGGTCGGCAACAAGGCAACGGTGACGATCTCGGGTCTCACTCTGCGGGAAGCTCAAGTGCAGGGAGGCGATGGTGCGGCGCTTCTCAATCGTGGCAACTTGACCGTCTCCAACGTGCTCTTCCTGCAGAATCGAGCGGTGGGTGATCCGCTTGTTCCCAAGAGCGGGCGTGGGGCGGCTCTGTTCAACACCAATGGTGGCACCGCATCGCTCAACTCGGTCGTCGCGCTGAAAAACTCCTCGGACGGCAAGGGCGGAGCCTTCTTCAATGACGAGGCCAGCACTTTGAAGATCATGAATGGCGAAATTTTGGGCAACCAATCCCTCGCGGATTCCGGTGGCGGAATCTCCAACAGCGGCACCCTCGAGGTTACCATCTCGACGATTCGAGGGAACCAGGCAATGCAGGCTGCCGGTGGGCTGGATAATATCGAGAGCAGCGCAAAGTTGCTTGACGTGGAAATTACCGAAAATACGGCGGGGTCGGAAGGCGGCGGGCTGCGCAGCTCCGGAGAGCTGTCCGGGCATAATCTGACAGTGTCGGAGAACAAGGCATCGAGCGCCGGCGGGATTTTGGCCCGCGCTCCGGGCAAGGTCTCCCTGAACAACGTGACGGTCGGCGACAATCAGGGTGGCGGGCTGGCTGCGGAAAAAGGAGCGACGCTGGCGATCGCGAACACCTTGGTCGCGCGCAACGAGACCGAGAGCAAGCCCACGGATTGTTCGGGGCAAATCCAGTCGGGTGGTTTCAATCTGATCGAGAATCCCGCAGGCTGCCAGATCCGCGGCAATACGACAGGAAACCTGAGTGCGGTCTCTGCGGAATTGGGCAAATTGGCTCTGAACGACGGCCAGAATCGCACTCAGGCTTTGGGTGCGGGCAGCGCAGCAATCGATGCCGGTAGCCCCGCGAAGCCGGGTGGCCCCGAGGGTTCTTGCCTGATCGCTGACCAAAGAGGTGTGCGCCGGCCGCAGGCCGTGCGAGGCGATGTGCCCCGCTGTGATATCGGCGCCTTTGAGAATAAGGGCTCCTGA
- a CDS encoding AMP-binding protein: MAPLPSLDGIVSVADCIRRNAVDPEIADKPFLRLDDFALSHAEFAEASARLAALLQERRDPTRPFHLGILLENVPEYLIAFGACALAGATAVGINPIQRGASLLRDILHTDCQFLLTAPAHHDLLRPIWSELDLSRERTWITRAHALGDVSPGAEFGEDFSEALTSVTGVDLSGPSVDPDAPYILVFTSGTTGAPKGVQISQSRMLSTGEKIGALMEVDREGCGYLAMPLFHANSQQCGFMPALLQGASLGLIRRFSRSRWLSDIRRYGVTYFNYTGKPLSFILTTRRSSDDRENPLRIAYGNEGSSRILDEFSERFGCRIIDGFGATEGGFGFARAPTDPANSVGRPPPEVHILSPEGARRPPGILDSHGRVQNPDEAIGEIVNTAGFGKFEGYYRNPEATAERTRGGMYWSGDFGFQDADGFLYFTGRDISWIRVDGENFLARPIEDILQRHPDIYLCAVYAVPDRDAGDRVMATVVLAEEATFDGQVFADFLESEEDCSPKWWPTFVRIATRIPQTATHKILKRELRTQGFSPQRVADPIFHKVRGESFYRVFDDAAYRDLRDAFLARGRGHLL; encoded by the coding sequence ATGGCACCCCTCCCGTCGCTGGATGGAATTGTCTCGGTAGCCGATTGTATTCGCCGCAACGCTGTCGACCCGGAGATTGCAGACAAGCCGTTTCTCCGCCTGGATGATTTCGCTCTCTCCCACGCCGAGTTTGCTGAAGCATCGGCGCGGCTGGCTGCTCTGCTGCAGGAGCGTCGTGATCCCACCCGCCCGTTCCATCTGGGTATTCTACTGGAAAATGTCCCGGAATATCTGATTGCTTTTGGGGCCTGCGCTCTGGCTGGCGCGACAGCGGTGGGGATCAACCCGATCCAGCGCGGGGCTTCTCTGCTCCGCGATATTCTGCATACGGATTGCCAATTCCTGCTAACGGCACCGGCGCACCATGATCTTCTGCGGCCGATCTGGAGCGAACTGGATCTGTCTCGGGAGCGCACCTGGATCACCCGTGCGCATGCATTGGGGGATGTCTCGCCGGGGGCGGAGTTCGGAGAGGACTTCAGCGAGGCACTCACGTCGGTGACCGGCGTGGATCTGAGCGGACCTTCGGTCGATCCCGACGCCCCCTATATTCTGGTTTTCACGAGCGGCACGACTGGCGCGCCCAAGGGTGTGCAGATCAGCCAGAGCCGGATGCTTTCCACGGGAGAGAAGATCGGGGCCTTGATGGAGGTCGATCGGGAGGGATGCGGCTATCTGGCGATGCCACTCTTTCACGCCAATTCTCAGCAATGTGGATTCATGCCCGCGTTGTTGCAGGGGGCCTCTCTCGGGTTGATTCGTCGGTTCAGTCGTTCCCGATGGCTGAGCGATATCCGCCGCTACGGAGTCACCTATTTTAACTATACCGGCAAACCACTCAGCTTTATCCTGACGACGCGCAGGTCCTCCGACGATCGGGAGAATCCCTTGCGGATTGCGTATGGAAACGAGGGATCGTCCCGCATTCTTGACGAGTTCAGCGAACGATTCGGCTGTCGGATTATCGATGGCTTCGGGGCGACCGAAGGTGGATTCGGGTTTGCGCGCGCGCCGACAGACCCCGCCAACAGCGTGGGCCGACCGCCACCGGAGGTCCATATTCTCTCGCCCGAGGGTGCCCGCAGGCCCCCGGGAATTCTCGATTCGCATGGCCGGGTGCAGAACCCCGACGAGGCGATTGGCGAAATTGTGAATACCGCCGGGTTCGGGAAATTCGAAGGATATTATCGAAACCCCGAGGCCACCGCGGAGAGGACCCGCGGCGGCATGTATTGGTCCGGGGACTTCGGGTTTCAGGACGCTGACGGATTTCTATATTTTACCGGTCGCGATATCTCCTGGATTCGCGTGGACGGCGAGAATTTTCTCGCTCGCCCGATTGAAGATATCCTGCAGCGGCATCCGGATATCTACCTTTGCGCCGTTTATGCCGTGCCCGATCGGGACGCAGGTGATCGGGTCATGGCAACGGTAGTGCTGGCAGAAGAGGCGACCTTCGACGGTCAGGTATTTGCCGATTTTCTCGAGTCTGAGGAGGATTGTTCGCCCAAATGGTGGCCAACCTTCGTGCGCATTGCGACTCGGATTCCACAAACGGCGACTCATAAAATTCTCAAACGAGAACTGCGGACGCAGGGCTTTTCACCGCAGAGGGTGGCTGATCCGATCTTCCATAAAGTCCGCGGAGAATCTTTCTATCGGGTGTTTGACGACGCAGCCTATCGCGACCTCAGAGATGCGTTTCTGGCAAGGGGGCGCGGCCACCTTCTTTAG
- a CDS encoding MBL fold metallo-hydrolase, which produces MAIELACLGTADALGSGGRHCAGYRVRTKETQILLEAGPSILTQLKSRQQEMAALDGVALSHLHGDHFAGLPFLLLEYEHQTKRDRPFVVIGPPGTESRVRRLLDTLYWESRGRTFSFPLQFIEMVDGSQTEIGGFHLSGFEVPHQETEISLGYRLRADGQQLVFSGDTPWTDRLLRESENADLFLCECTDLHESSGRHIRYADIENNRKSFSCGEILLTHLGPEVQARVDEIPEPTAHDSLVVRLGDPMLR; this is translated from the coding sequence ATGGCGATCGAACTGGCCTGCCTCGGTACGGCAGATGCACTGGGCTCCGGGGGACGGCATTGTGCCGGCTACCGCGTCCGAACCAAAGAAACCCAGATCCTGCTCGAAGCTGGCCCCAGCATTCTGACGCAACTCAAATCTCGACAGCAGGAAATGGCCGCCCTCGACGGTGTCGCTCTCAGCCACCTGCACGGAGACCATTTCGCAGGCCTCCCCTTTCTGCTGCTTGAGTACGAACATCAAACTAAACGAGATCGTCCCTTTGTCGTCATCGGGCCGCCGGGTACCGAGAGTCGCGTGCGGCGGCTTCTCGATACCCTCTACTGGGAGAGTCGGGGCCGCACTTTCTCCTTCCCGCTGCAATTCATCGAAATGGTGGATGGAAGCCAAACCGAGATTGGCGGGTTTCACCTCTCGGGTTTCGAGGTCCCGCACCAGGAAACGGAGATCTCTCTGGGCTACCGTCTCCGTGCCGACGGCCAGCAGCTGGTCTTCTCGGGGGACACCCCCTGGACCGATCGTCTGCTGCGGGAAAGCGAAAACGCAGACCTTTTCCTGTGCGAGTGCACAGACCTCCACGAATCCAGCGGACGACATATTCGCTACGCCGATATCGAGAACAATCGTAAATCTTTTTCGTGCGGCGAAATCCTGCTCACCCACCTCGGCCCCGAAGTGCAGGCCCGAGTGGATGAAATCCCCGAACCGACAGCGCACGACTCCCTGGTCGTGCGGCTCGGGGACCCGATGTTGCGCTAA